One part of the Anopheles merus strain MAF chromosome 3L, AmerM5.1, whole genome shotgun sequence genome encodes these proteins:
- the LOC121598824 gene encoding odorant receptor 67d-like, with amino-acid sequence MGVSFFKRKHSFVNFFFIFGISNLVLYVVSVLISSYKSRHDIIKLIYCIATFGFCCQAIMKIYSFIITRRRVVDLYEINHRYYQDMMGQSIAVKRVLCDNASLIYIVIKVTVLVYLLLVIAAMSIPGLSSIFLADRILPFGFVMPFIDANTLAGYYANYGIQLIMAIYYWIITVGSDITTIYNLLTAYGQLDVLMTITEELDEQLERNESLDMIRDKIVEIIRQYQHHRTYLKQLVDFLNPYHFVTLISTVPTMVISVLGLVLLDWYPGAAIVFLGSVQIFYICFLGTSLELKTDALTLKIGAIHWNKLSVRDMKFMKMVLMMSQKPKMLMAATLPLNITAFLKIHKFIYSLIMMLEKTKG; translated from the exons CTTcttctttatcttcggtataAGCAACTTGGTGCTCTACGTTGTGAGTGTGTTAATTTCGTCGTATAAGTCGCGCCACGATATTATTAAGCTTATCTACTGCATTGCTACATTTGGATTTTGCTGTCAG GCCATTATGAAAATATACAGCTTTATTATAACTCGTCGGCGAGTCGTAGATTTGTACGAGATCAATCATCGTTACTATCAAGATATGATGGGTCAAAGTATTGCAGTCAAGCGTGTGCTGTGCGATAATGCCAGTCTTATTTACATCGTGATTAAAGTGACTGTTCTAGTTTATCTTCTATTAGTGATAGCTGCAATGAGCATTCCTGGTTTGTCGTCGATATTTCTGGCAGATCGCATATTGCCGTTTGGATTTGTCATGCCCTTCATAGATGCAAACACATTGGCTGGGTACTATGCCAACTATGGCATCCAGCTTATAATGGCCATTTACTATTGGATCATCACGGTTGGGTCTGACATCACTACCATCTACAATCTACTGACTGCGTACGGCCAACTGGACGTCCTGATGACTATCACAGAGGAACTGGATGAACAGCTTGAACGTAATGAGAGCCTCGATATGATCCGAGATAAAATAGTTGAGATCATACGGCAGTATCAGCACCATCGGACTTACTTAAAGCAACTTGTAGACTTTTTGAATCCATACCACTTTGTAACGCTCATCTCAACGGTTCCAACTATGGTTATCTCGGTGTTGGGATTGGTTTTG CTGGATTGGTATCCGGGGGCTGCTATTGTGTTTCTTGGATCGgttcaaatattttacatttgctTTCTTGGAACCAGCCTTGAACTTAAG ACCGATGCTCTCACGTTGAAAATTGGTGCCATCCATTGGAATAAACTCTCTGTTCGAGACATGAAGTTCATGAAAATGGTGCTAATGATGTCGCAAAAACCGAAAATGCTGATGGCAGCCACGTTACCCTTAAACATTACGGCGTTTTTGAAG ATTCATAAGTTTATATATTCATTGATTATGATGCTGGAAAAAACTAAAGGTTGA
- the LOC121599269 gene encoding proton-coupled amino acid transporter-like protein CG1139, protein MSINATSKDTLAELGADDDTQDDYDPYKHRTISKPNSTFGTFVHVMKGAMGVGILSMPFAIRNGGLVFGVIGTFLLGMLYSHCVHLLVDTAYKICKRERIPMLSFAQTLDHACALGSPRIRPLGKIFKNIVDYFLMIPISSMIYMVFVGSTLHDVINARTDLDWDVRIYILLAAVPAIGITQVREIKYLVPFSAIATTLIFANVVISLYYIFKEPLSFDDRDLFPSFNSLTTFLGAAYFAFDATSLIFPVSNQMKHPEHYLGCPGIVNVNNICLAILYSFIGVAGYLRYGDKIQGSITLNFPQEEDLAMVIQVLSAVAILFSIGIFFYVPIEIVWRRVHDRVPPKWHVAAQTGIRLLYLIGIVGIACGVPDIGTFVGFIGAVFNPILALWFPIIVDTIYRWPGDFGWMKWRLVKNSLMAFFGLYLLITGTISSVEDIIDLYN, encoded by the exons ATGTCTATTAACGCTACCTCAAAGGACACGCTAGCTGAACTGGGAGCTGATGATGATACTCAGGACGACTATGATCCCTACAAGCATCGAACGATCAGCAAACCAAACTC CACGTTTGGCACATTCGTACACGTTATGAAGGGAGCCATGGGTGTAGGAATCCTATCGATGCCGTTTGCTATTCGAAATGGTGGACTGGTTTTTGGCGTTATCGGAACGTTTCTGTTAGGAATGCTCTACTCGCACTGTGTTCATTTGTTG GTTGACACTGCTTACAAAATATGTAAAAGAGAACGTATACCTATGCTAAGCTTTGCCCAAACTCTGGATCATGCTTGTGCTTTGGGTTCACCTAGAATACGACCATTGGGGAAAATATTTAA GAATATTGTAGACTACTTTCTTATGATACCGATATCATCAATGATCTACATGGTGTTTGTTGGCTCGACCCTACACGACGTTATCAATGCTCGTACGGATCTGGACTGGGATGTCCGAATCTATATTCTACTAGCCGCTGTACCAGCCATTGGAATAACCCAGGTCAGGGAAATTAAATATCTCGTCCCATTCTCAGCTATAGCTACAACATTGATATTTGCGAATGTCGTCATATCCTTGTATTACATATTCAAAGAGCCACTCTCATTCGACGACCGAGACTTATTTCCATCTTTCAATTCGTTGACAACTTTCCTCGG CGCTGCATACTTTGCATTTGATGCAACATCTCTGATATTCCCCGTGTCCAATCAAATGAAACACCCGGAACACTACCTTGGATGTCCTGGAATAGTTAACGTTAACAACATATGCTTGGCCATTTTGTACAGTTTTATTGGTGTGGCAGGCTACCTTCGATATGGGGATAAAATTCAAGGCTCAATAACGTTAAACTTTCCCCAAGAAGAGGA CTTAGCAATGGTCATACAAGTATTGTCAGCTGTGGCCATCCTATTCTCAATAGGAATATTTTTCTACGTCCCCATTGAAATAGTTTGGCGAAGGGTACATGATCGTGTACCGCCGAAATGGCATGTTGCAGCCCAAACAGGCATAAGACTGTTGTACCTTATCGGCATCGTAGGCATTGCTTGCGGTGTTCCGGATATTGGAACCTTCGTTGGATTCATTGGTGCTGTTTTCAATCCCATCCTTGCGTTGTGGTTTCCAATCATTGTAGACACAATTTACCGCTGGCCGGGAGACTTTGGATGGATGAAGTGGCGCCTGGTAAAAAATAGTCTGATGgcattttttggtttgtatcTCTTGATCACGGGTACTATTTCCAGTGTGGAAGACATAATCGATTTGTACAACTAG
- the LOC121599268 gene encoding organic cation transporter protein, translating to MAIDQKLEELMGLLGDFGRYQAFQFVLHLLAAVTAGLHMLSLVTVAAVPEHRCFIEALDSASATSNGTILPSFSQLASYIPLNADGELESCLMYDPLAADNGTTVSCSSYVYNNTYYQSSRTIEWNLVCDKRWMGALGQTIYMLGVFTGAVWLGGLADKIGRKKVFCWSALMQLILGVAVAFTPEFISFLVLRYLYGIFGSAGSYITGFVLTMELVGPSKRTPCGISFQGAFAGGIMLVAAWGALIPDRMILQVVYGLHGLLLVAHWWIMDESPRWLWMQGRKREAVNIVDRAVRMNGRGMNVDKEYYLVEDKTAYTEEASATSAGLADLFKTPNLRKMTLNVCLCWFANSITYYGLSLSAGKLSGNPFLILFLMGLVEFPSYISISYLLDKLGRRSITSSLMIVGGICCIVAAYLTRGSTESTSIVMFGKLFIAGSFAVIYNYSAELFPTVVRNSAMGLGSMCARLAGAMTPMITLLDSFDPKIPAVIFGVISLISGTWVLFLPETMGKPMPQSLMDGENFGRGDTAFSSCMGRNKTHTEDFPPPQQMVPLRKNSR from the exons ATGGCTATCGATCAAAAGCTGGAGGAGCTGATGGGATTGCTTG GTGACTTTGGCCGGTACCAAGCATTCCAATTCGTGTTACACCTGCTAGCCGCCGTAACGGCTGGTCTGCACATGCTATCGCTAGTGACAGTTGCCGCAGTCCCAGAGCACCGCTGTTTCATAGAAGCACTAGATTCGGCGTCCGCAACATCGAACGGAACTATTCTTCCAAGTTTCAGCCAGCTTGCAAGCTACATTCCGCTAAATGCTGATGGAGAGCTAGAATCGTGCCTGATGTACGATCCACTCGCAGCTGACAACGGTACAACTGTTTCATGTAGCTCGTACGTGTACAACAACACCTACTACCAGTCGTCGCGCACGATCGAATGGAACCTGGTATGTGACAAGCGTTGGATGGGCGCACTCGGACAAACGATCTACATGTTGGGCGTATTCACCGGTGCCGTTTGGTTGGGTGGACTTGCCGACAAGATTGGCCGCAAGAAGGTGTTTTGCTGGTCGGCACTAATGCAGCTGATTCTCGGTGTGGCCGTAGCGTTCACGCCAGAATTTATCTCTTTCCTGGTGTTGCGTTATCTGTACGGAATATTCGGCAGTGCGGGAAGCTACATCACCGGGTTCGTGCTGACGATGGAGCTGGTTGGACCGAGTAAACGTACTCCCTGTGGCATCTCCTTCCAGGGAGCGTTTGCCGGTGGCATCATGCTGGTTGCTGCCTGGGGTGCTCTAATTCCCGACCGAATGATCCTGCAGGTGGTGTATGGTTTGCATGGGCTACTGCTGGTGGCGCACTGGTGGATCATGGACGAGTCGCCCCGCTGGCTATGGATGCAGGGTCGCAAACGAGAAGCAGTCAATATTGTTGATCGAGCAGTTCGCATGAACGGACGTGGCATGAACGTGGACAAGGAGTACTATCTTGTGGAAGACAAGACTGCGTACACCGAGGAGGCGAGTGCTACATCGGCAGGACTTGCCGATCTTTTCAAAACACCGAATTTACGCAAGATGACGCTGAATGTGTGCCTATGCTGGTTCGCAAACTCGATCACATACTATGGTCTTTCGTTGAGCGCTGGCAAGCTGAGCGGTAATCCGTTCCTTATACTGTTCTTGATGGGTCTGGTAGAGTTCCCGAGCTACATCTCCATCAGCTATCTACTCGACAAGTTAGGTCGCCGTTCCATCACAAGCTCGCTGATGATCGTCGGTGGTATATGCTGCATCGTAGCGGCATATCTGACGCGTGGCAGCACCGAATCCACATCGATTGTCATGTTCGGTAAACTGTTCATTGCTGGTTCGTTCGCCGTCATCTACAACTACTCGGCCGAATTGTTCCCAACCGTCGTGCGAAACTCCGCCATGGGACTTGGTTCGATGTGCGCTCGTTTGGCTGGTGCCATGACGCCCATGATCACACTGCTCGATTCATTCGATCCGAAAATCCCAGCCGTGATCTTTGGTGTCATATCGCTGATTTCAGGCACTTGGGTTCTGTTCCTGCCCGAAACTATGGGTAAACCTATGCCGCAGAGCTTGATGGATGGAGAAAACTTTGGCCGTGGAGATACTGCCTTCTCAAGCTGCATGGGTCGCAACAAAACGCATACAGAGGACTTTCCTCCACCTCAACAGATGGTGCCACTCCGGAAGAATAGCCGATAA